In Labrus bergylta chromosome 6, fLabBer1.1, whole genome shotgun sequence, the following proteins share a genomic window:
- the zfyve9b gene encoding zinc finger FYVE domain-containing protein 9, whose translation MLKFFSSRDDENESLLAAITEDEGDNPSLQDTKHHWLNRPCLLVLKDGDVSKPGLGCGQIQPESPSKTPSDAPVRSSFGTCEQKPSEHLANTASPSQLEEGSCTVTSISTWGESCFGEPSCPLVLSPAEAAWPEEDVEEKEKEKKRKPQVLPSKEDSVIEEKELEESRLEQQEQSCSSEVTTASSALSQEETLGRRSKELQGQFRMIKSEGEDETDSNTGDEGAMGDCAASPVDPDNELQSSPVGILSKDRGTLLGEVAPVWIPDSQAEVCMKCGVKFTFTKRRHHCRACGKVFCAVCSNLKFRLLHLDGKEGRVCVSCYSALIRSTPPRGKRKVWFADDILPSKQSESAPTTPTRGPTFSPLMRRALGGAVRSPVSSPQLRRASRPRGTNINEACGPYGWGTTALVSSSVNLIPLNGLPPILTSTGVKGDYTVEEQPSEMLLIQELESGRPKPLVFVLNANLLAMVKLVNYVNRKCWCVTTKGMHAVGQVEVVVLLQCLPEEKSFPKDIFSHFIQLYRDTLTGKVVKHLSLSLFGSSFLGSQEHAGFLYVRSTLQSLQGLPLPNQPFLFGLLVHRAEVAWAKAFPVRLVLRLGAEYRFYPCPLYSVRLRKPLFGEIGHTIMRLLVDFRNYRYSLPMVPGLTVDLEAQRTCIKIPTTGYNELMKALNKSNEHVLAIGACFNETADSHLICVQGEDGQYQTQAISIHNQPRKVTGSCFFIFSSALKASAGYLAKSSIVEDGLMVQITVETMAELRRSLRERKDYTVTCGRLDQSDSQELVCVQWVEEKCTVNKGVISPIDGKSMESISSIKMFQKSEYKENGKIIRWTEVFFLQRADHPKGDAFDSAEHNRLTERIARAFCLALCPHLKLLKEDGMAKLGLRVAFESQEVGFVAGSNGQPLPAQYLNALDSVLIPVIHSRGRKRGDEPIVMEFIFYILENIT comes from the exons ATGCTGAAGTTCTTCTCTTCGCGGGATGACGAGAATGAAAGCCTTTTGGCAGCGATAACTGAGG ATGAAGGAGACAATCCGTCTCTTCAGGACACCAAGCACCACTGGTTGAACAGACCGTGCCTGCTGGTGCTGAAAGATGGGGACGTATCCAAACCAGGGTTGGGATGTGGCCAAATACAACCAGAGTCTCCCTCGAAGACCCCATCAGATGCACCAGTGAGAAGCAGCTTTGGGACATGTGAGCAGAAACCATCAGAACATCTTGCCAACACTGCGTCTCCCTCCCAGCTAGAGGAAGGCAGCTGCACTGTGACCTCCATCTCCACATGGGGTGAGAGCTGTTTCGGGGAGCCTTCCTGTCCCTTGGTGCTGAGTCCTGCGGAAGCTGCATGGCCAGAAGAAGatgtggaggagaaggagaaggagaagaagagaaagccTCAAGTTCTCCCGTCTAAGGAGGACTCTGTGATCGAGGAGAAGGAGCTGGAAGAGAGCAGGCTGGAGCAGCAAGAGcagtcctgcagctcagaggtgACCACAGcatcctctgctctctctcaggaGGAGACGCTCGGCAGGAGGTCCAAGGAGCTGCAGGGTCAGTTTAGGATGATCAAATCTGAGGGAGAAGATGAGACGGATAGCAACACTGGTGATGAGGGAGCAATGGGGGACTGTGCTGCCTCCCCTGTGGATCCTGACAACGAGTTACAGTCCAGCCCTGTTGGCATTCTGTCCAAAGATCGAGGCACCTTGCTCGGGGAGGTGGCTCCTGTGTGGATCCCTGATTCTCAGGCAGAGGTCTGCATGAAGTGTGGAGTCAAGTTTACGTTTACCAAGAGGAGGCACCACTGCCGTGCATGTGGGAAG gttTTCTGCGCAGTTTGCTCCAACCTGAAGTTCAGACTCTTACATCTCGATGGAAAGGAGGGACgagtttgtgtttcctgttacTCAGCTCTCATCAGAA GTACACCCCCAAGGGGGAAAAGAAAGGTGTGGTTTGCAGATGACATCCTCCCAAGTAAGCAGTCAGAGTCTGCTCCGACCACACCGACCAGAGGACCTACGTTTTCTCCACTAATGAGACGAGCGCTGGGGGGGGCAGTCAGAAGTCCTGTTAGTTCACCGCAGCTCAGGAGAGCCTCAAGGCCACGTGGGACTAATATCAAT GAGGCGTGTGGTCCATACGGCTGGGGCACCACAGCTTTAGTGAGCAGCTCTGTCAACCTCATCCCCCTGAATGGCTTGCCGCCAATCCTCACCTCCACAGGGGTCAAAGGAG ATTacactgtggaggagcagccaTCTGAGATGTTGCTTATCCAGGAGCTGGAGAGTGGCCGGCCCAAGCCCCTGGTGTTTGTTCTCAATGCCAACCTACTTGCAATGGTCAAGCTGGTCAACT ATGTGAACAGGAAATGCTGGTGTGTGACGACAAAGGGAATGCATGCTGTGGGccaggtggaggtggtggtgctGCTGCAGTGCTTACCTGAAGAGAAAAGCTTCCCCAAAGACATTTTCAGCCACTTCATCCAGCTGTACAGGGACACACTCACAG GAAAAGTTGTGAAACACCTGTCGCTGTCCTTGTTTGGTAGTAGTTTCCTGGGAAGCCAGGAGCATGCAGGCTTCTTGTATGTTCGCTCCACTTTGCAGTCCCTTCAAGGTCTACCTCTGCCAAACCAGCCCTTCCTCTTTGGCCTGCTGGTCCATAGGGCAGAGGTAGCATGGGCCAAAGCCTTTCCTGTGCGCCTCGTGTTAAGATTGGGGGCCGAATACAGAT tttaCCCGTGTCCCCTGTACAGCGTGCGCTTAAGGAAACCTTTGTTTGGGGAAATAGGCCACACCATAATGAGACTGCTAGTT GACTTTAGGAATTACCGTTACAGCCTTCCAATGGTGCCAGGACTCACTGTGGATCTGGAAGCTCAGAGGACCTGCATAAAGATACCCACAACTGGGTATAATGAG CTAATGAAGGCTTTGAATAAGTCCAATGAGCATGTGCTGGCCATCGGGGCGTGCTTCAACGAGACTGCAGACTCCCACCTCATCTGTGTGCAAGGAGAAGATGGCCAGTATCAGACACAAGCCATCAGCATCCACAATCAGCCACGCAAAG TGACTGGATCATGCTTCTTTATATTCAGTAGTGCACTGAAAGCGTCTGCAGGATACCTTGCCAAGTCCAGCATTGTTGAAG ATGGGCTCATGGTTCAGATCACTGTGGAAACCATGGCGGAGCTCCGTCGGTCACTCCGGGAGAGGAAAGACTACACCGTCACCTGTGGGCGGCTTGACCAATCAGACAGCCAGGAGCTTGTTTGTGTACAGTGGGTGGAGGAGAAATGCACTGTAAATAAGGG AGTTATAAGCCCCATCGATGGCAAATCCATGGAGTCCATCAGCAGTATAAAGATGTTCCAGAAGTCTGAGTATAAAGAAAACGGAAAGATCATCCGCTGGACTGAA GTGTTCTTTCTGCAGAGAGCAGATCATCCCAAAGGAGATGCATTCGACTCTGCAGAGCACAACCGCTTAACGGAGCGGATTGCCCGGGCGTTTTGCCTGGCGCTGTGTCCACACCTCAAACTGCTGAAAGAGGACGGGATGGCTAAATTGGGGCTGCGCGTCGCTTTTGAATCTCAAGAG GTGGGATTTGTGGCAGGCAGCAATGGGCAGCCCCTCCCAGCTCAGTACCTCAACGCCCTGGATAGCGTGCTCATCCCCGTCATACACAGCAGGGGTCGCAAGAGAGGTGACGAGCCTATAGTGATGGAGTTTATCTTTTACATCCTGGAGAACATCACTTAG
- the elovl1b gene encoding elongation of very long chain fatty acids protein 1b, protein MANIVREIKEIGSHAVDIYDFLLAGMDKRVTQYPLMHNPFPMSAILIGYLFFVLYLGPSIMAKRKAFQLKEAMIAYNLMLVALSVFIVYEFLMSGWATTYTWRCDPVDTSDSPEALRMVRVAWLFWFSKIIELMDTVFFVLRKKHGQITFLHIFHHSFMPWTWWWGICLAPGGMGSFHAMVNSTVHIIMYFYYGLSAAGPRFQKFLWWKKYMTAIQLTQFVLISLHATQYYFMDSCNYQFPTILTLIWIYGTFFFFLFSNFWFQAYVKGKRLPKQDVKSCQNGTAVYTNDKHLENNNSATNGSARHENGSAHTGKMKKA, encoded by the exons ATGGCAAACATAGTCCGGGAGATCAAAGAGATTGGCTCCCATGCCGTGGATATCTATGACTTCCTCTTGGCAGGGATGG ATAAACGGGTGACGCAGTATCCACTGATGCACAATCCTTTTCCAATGTCTGCAATATTAATAGGCTACCTTTTCTTTGTACTGTACCTCGGACCTTCCATAATGGCCAAACGCAAGGCCTTTCAGCTTAAGGAAGCCATGATAGCATACAACTTAATGCTAGTGGCATTGTCAGTGTTCATCGTCTACGAA TTTTTGATGTCTGGATGGGCCACAACGTATACCTGGCGATGTGATCCAGTTGATACGTCTGACAGCCCTGAAGCACTACGA ATGGTCCGAGTAGCCTGGCTCTTCTGGTTCTCCAAGATTATTGAGCTCATGGACACG gtcttctttgTGCTGAGGAAAAAGCACGGCCAGATCACGTTCCTGCACATCTTCCACCACTCATTCATGCCCTGGACCTGGTGGTGGGGAATTTGCCTCGCTCCTG GTGGAATGGGATCTTTCCATGCCATGGTGAACTCAACCGTCCACATCATCATGTATTTCTACTACGGCCTTTCTGCTGCTGGACCACGCTTCCAGAAGTTTTTGTGGTGGAAGAAATACATGACTGCCATTCAGCTG ACCCAGTTTGTCCTGATTTCCCTTCACGCCACCCAGTACTACTTCATGGACAGCTGCAACTACCAGTTCCCTACGATCCTCACCCTCATCTGGATTTATGgaaccttcttcttcttcctcttctccaaCTTCTGGTTCCAGGCTTACGTGAAGGGTAAGCGCCTGCCTAAACAGGATGTGAAGTCGTGTCAGAACGGCACAGCGGTCTACACCAACGACAAACACCTTGAGAACAACAACAGCGCCACCAACGGCTCAGCTCGCCACGAGAACGGCAGCGCTCACACTGGCAAGATGAAGAAGGCGTAG